From Chryseobacterium shandongense, the proteins below share one genomic window:
- a CDS encoding restriction system-associated AAA family ATPase, whose amino-acid sequence MKIRRLVIYDIESKPLLKGVDLFFEKGTADIINANCFIGINGSGKSQILEVIIEIFLYLDNIFRNENKLDAKKIFSPFAFRIEYEISLNNEIYLIIFDCSELKTSFKKLHIEILKRSNDKVENLDVNSLNIVDFIPTKIAGYSSGSNETLSLPFDSYYDEYAEYTWKRAKKIKDHNDYSDIDYDPRLYYMNYNTNLGIVISSFIFKDELPEFEFILKELRIKELNSFVISIQTLGPQSPNRNKGGVILTPELELWRQKLINISDENIFDEKHQLNTLKFNINDETRLAFKDNFSSALELYTCLYKLELLNNLIVDKTTRDKIKKERKERRLVTKMPIVSDINKVLNYSELKFALNDDSEINYLSLSDGEHQFMNVFGTLLMINQENCLFLLDEPETHFNPIWRKKFIRILEKITSNRKLDVFITSHSPFVVSDCKQEQVFILKRESNNKISINRPPKETYGTAFDNILEMAFGVNPPISDNSLEEIKELQNEDDPDIIRKRLNDFGDSLEKATLVNRIIVLKEKEDI is encoded by the coding sequence ATGAAAATAAGAAGACTAGTAATCTACGATATAGAAAGTAAACCTTTGCTTAAAGGGGTAGATCTATTTTTTGAAAAAGGTACTGCTGACATTATAAATGCCAATTGTTTTATTGGTATTAATGGCTCTGGAAAGTCGCAAATTTTAGAGGTTATTATTGAAATATTCTTGTATCTAGATAACATATTTAGAAATGAAAATAAGCTAGATGCTAAGAAAATATTCTCGCCATTTGCATTTAGAATTGAATATGAAATTTCTTTAAATAATGAAATATATTTAATCATTTTTGATTGTAGTGAATTAAAAACAAGTTTTAAAAAGCTTCATATTGAAATACTAAAAAGGAGCAATGATAAGGTAGAGAATCTAGATGTAAATTCATTAAATATTGTTGATTTTATACCAACAAAAATTGCGGGTTATAGTTCTGGATCTAACGAAACATTAAGCCTTCCTTTTGATTCTTATTACGATGAATATGCAGAGTATACATGGAAGCGGGCTAAAAAAATTAAAGATCATAATGATTATTCCGATATTGATTATGACCCCCGATTATATTATATGAATTATAATACTAATTTAGGGATTGTAATTAGTAGCTTTATATTTAAGGATGAATTACCAGAATTTGAATTTATATTAAAAGAATTAAGAATTAAGGAGCTCAATAGCTTTGTTATAAGTATACAGACGCTTGGGCCTCAGTCTCCAAACAGGAATAAAGGAGGTGTGATATTAACTCCTGAGTTGGAGCTATGGAGACAAAAATTAATTAACATCTCTGATGAAAATATTTTTGATGAAAAACATCAATTGAATACTTTAAAATTTAACATCAATGACGAAACTAGGTTGGCTTTTAAAGACAATTTTTCATCTGCTTTAGAGCTTTATACATGTTTATATAAATTAGAACTTCTGAATAATCTTATTGTTGATAAAACAACTAGAGATAAAATTAAGAAAGAAAGGAAAGAAAGAAGGTTGGTAACTAAAATGCCTATCGTCTCGGATATTAATAAGGTTTTAAATTACTCAGAATTAAAATTTGCTTTAAATGATGATTCTGAGATAAATTATTTATCATTAAGTGATGGTGAGCATCAATTTATGAATGTATTTGGTACACTACTAATGATTAACCAAGAAAATTGTCTATTCTTATTAGATGAACCCGAAACCCATTTTAATCCAATATGGAGAAAAAAGTTTATAAGAATATTAGAAAAAATAACTTCTAATAGAAAATTAGATGTATTTATTACTTCTCATTCGCCATTTGTAGTCTCGGACTGTAAACAAGAGCAAGTGTTTATACTTAAAAGGGAAAGTAATAACAAAATATCAATAAATAGACCACCTAAAGAAACTTATGGTACTGCTTTTGACAATATACTAGAAATGGCTTTCGGTGTTAATCCTCCGATTTCGGACAATTCCTTAGAAGAAATCAAAGAACTACAAAATGAAGATGATCCTGACATTATAAGAAAAAGATTAAATGATTTTGGCGATTCCTTAGAGAAAGCTACATTAGTTAATAGAATAATTGTTTTAAAAGAAAAAGAAGATATTTAA
- a CDS encoding helix-turn-helix domain-containing protein, which translates to MRKLKERRFVFLLNRTNRLKKRVAVLESLALENIKAKEILTVEETLELFKMSRSTFDRLRKKGFKVSQPNRNGKIYVNRAELEKFLQKK; encoded by the coding sequence ATGAGAAAATTAAAAGAAAGACGGTTTGTGTTTTTACTAAACCGCACTAACAGACTTAAAAAAAGAGTAGCAGTACTAGAGTCTTTAGCATTAGAGAACATTAAAGCAAAAGAGATTTTGACTGTAGAAGAAACGTTGGAGCTATTCAAAATGAGCCGATCAACATTTGATCGATTACGAAAAAAAGGATTTAAAGTTTCTCAGCCCAATAGAAACGGGAAGATTTATGTTAATAGAGCAGAACTGGAAAAATTTTTACAAAAAAAGTAG
- a CDS encoding restriction endonuclease subunit S, whose protein sequence is MDNALYDIPDSWKWVTLGDIGIVVSGGTPSTREPEFWNGDIPWITPADLSGYDEIYISEGARKITQIGLDYSSAYLLPENSVVFSSRAPIGYVAITKNKMATNQGFKNLILPSSLINCKYTYYYLKTIKKLAEQKASGTTFLELSAAKFKQIPIPLAPIEEQLRIVEKIDELVSYTNISIVNINQALENANLYLKKSIYQLFRGNLLQNGHRLKILPDGWKWKTLKDVGEIYNGGTPKTSVSEYWNGSIPWITPSDLSNYKEKYISKGQKNITELAIEKSSVKILPKETVLFSTRAPIGYVVIAKNELTTNQGFKSIVPNEKIDSSFLYYFLKSITEYANKIASGTTFLELSTEKFKEIPIPIPPIEEQVKIVVEIEQVLNNTDNLINELVIFPKNWII, encoded by the coding sequence ATGGATAATGCACTTTATGATATTCCAGATTCTTGGAAATGGGTAACTTTAGGTGATATTGGTATTGTTGTTAGTGGAGGTACACCTTCCACAAGAGAGCCTGAGTTTTGGAATGGTGATATTCCATGGATAACTCCTGCGGATTTATCTGGCTATGATGAAATTTATATTTCTGAAGGAGCAAGAAAAATTACACAAATTGGACTAGATTATTCATCAGCTTATCTTTTGCCTGAAAACTCTGTTGTTTTTTCTTCACGTGCTCCCATTGGTTATGTTGCTATTACTAAAAATAAAATGGCAACAAATCAAGGATTTAAAAATTTAATTTTGCCAAGCAGTTTAATAAATTGTAAGTATACCTATTACTACTTGAAAACAATTAAAAAGCTTGCAGAACAAAAGGCCAGTGGTACTACATTTTTAGAGTTATCAGCGGCTAAATTTAAACAGATACCAATACCTTTAGCTCCCATTGAGGAGCAATTAAGAATTGTCGAAAAAATTGATGAATTAGTAAGTTATACAAATATTAGTATTGTTAATATTAATCAAGCCTTAGAAAATGCGAATTTATATTTAAAGAAAAGTATTTATCAACTTTTTAGAGGTAATTTATTACAAAATGGACATAGGTTAAAGATTTTACCCGATGGCTGGAAGTGGAAAACTTTAAAAGATGTAGGTGAAATATATAATGGAGGTACTCCTAAGACTAGTGTAAGTGAGTATTGGAATGGCTCAATACCATGGATTACACCATCTGATTTATCTAATTATAAAGAAAAATATATTTCTAAAGGTCAAAAAAATATTACAGAATTAGCTATAGAAAAAAGCTCGGTAAAAATATTACCTAAAGAAACAGTTTTATTTTCGACTAGGGCCCCAATTGGCTATGTTGTAATTGCTAAAAATGAACTAACTACAAATCAGGGATTTAAATCTATTGTTCCAAATGAAAAGATTGATAGTTCTTTTTTATATTATTTTTTAAAATCAATTACAGAATATGCTAATAAAATTGCAAGTGGTACAACCTTTTTAGAATTATCAACTGAGAAATTTAAAGAAATTCCAATTCCTATACCTCCTATTGAAGAGCAGGTAAAGATAGTTGTAGAAATAGAGCAGGTTCTAAATAACACAGATAATTTGATAAACGAACTTGTAATCTTCCCCAAAAACTGGATCATTTAA
- a CDS encoding type I restriction-modification system subunit M, whose amino-acid sequence MKTNNLVAKIWSFCDTLRDDGVSYGDYLEQITYLLFLKMADEYSRPPYKRDFNIPKNCNWQFFLKHPLEGLTLDYINALNILSRSGKMLSNIFNGAQNKIHDPYKLKKLIELLDEDNWVSESIDIKGDIYESLLQKSAESSGAGQYFTPRSIIKAIVECIEPQTLETISDPTCGTGGFFLGAIEYLNTNFKKELKDKNKKEFLQYKTFHGWDIVPSTARLCLMNLFLHGIGDMKETPEIKVEDSLLEQPKSKVKIVLANPPFGNSSTYTITNDEKLTKQESYIFRPDFWTTTSNKQLCFVQHIISMLEENGRAAIVLPDNVLFEGGAGEIIRKKLLDETNLHTILRLPTGIFYANGVKVNVLFLEKKKKSKTANTKEMWFYDYRTNIHHTLKKYPLQFEHLMSFVECYKSENREKTSETWSEKNLKGRFRKYTYDELISRDKINFDITWLKDDSFIDLDSLPEPEILAQEIIDSLESALNSFKEVVKSLSKT is encoded by the coding sequence ATGAAGACAAACAATTTAGTAGCAAAGATATGGTCATTTTGTGATACTTTGAGAGATGATGGTGTTAGTTATGGAGATTATCTTGAGCAAATAACATATTTGTTGTTTCTTAAAATGGCTGATGAGTACTCAAGACCTCCATATAAAAGAGATTTTAACATTCCCAAAAACTGTAATTGGCAGTTTTTTCTAAAACATCCATTAGAGGGCTTAACATTAGATTATATTAATGCTTTAAATATTTTATCTCGTTCAGGGAAAATGTTAAGTAATATATTTAATGGTGCCCAAAATAAAATTCATGATCCTTATAAATTAAAAAAATTAATAGAACTTCTTGATGAGGACAATTGGGTTTCTGAATCTATAGATATAAAAGGAGATATCTACGAAAGTTTATTACAGAAGAGTGCTGAAAGTAGTGGTGCTGGTCAGTATTTTACTCCTCGTTCTATCATTAAAGCTATTGTGGAATGTATTGAGCCACAAACATTGGAGACGATTTCAGATCCAACATGTGGAACAGGAGGTTTTTTTCTTGGGGCTATTGAATACCTAAATACTAATTTTAAAAAAGAGTTAAAGGACAAAAATAAAAAAGAGTTTTTACAGTACAAAACTTTTCATGGTTGGGATATTGTTCCTTCTACAGCAAGATTATGTTTAATGAATTTATTCTTGCATGGTATAGGAGATATGAAAGAAACTCCAGAAATAAAAGTTGAAGATAGTCTACTTGAACAACCAAAAAGTAAAGTGAAAATTGTGTTGGCAAATCCACCATTTGGAAATAGTAGTACTTATACTATAACTAATGATGAAAAATTAACCAAGCAAGAATCATATATATTTAGACCTGATTTTTGGACAACAACAAGCAATAAACAATTGTGTTTTGTTCAACACATTATAAGTATGTTGGAAGAAAACGGTCGTGCTGCAATTGTACTTCCTGATAACGTTCTATTTGAAGGTGGTGCAGGGGAAATTATTAGAAAAAAATTACTAGACGAGACAAATCTTCATACAATTTTAAGATTACCAACAGGGATATTTTATGCAAATGGTGTCAAAGTAAATGTTTTGTTCTTAGAGAAAAAGAAAAAAAGTAAAACAGCCAATACTAAAGAAATGTGGTTTTACGATTATCGAACTAACATACACCATACATTAAAAAAATACCCACTACAATTTGAGCATTTAATGTCATTTGTTGAATGTTATAAATCTGAAAATAGGGAAAAAACTTCTGAAACATGGAGTGAGAAAAATTTGAAAGGACGTTTTAGAAAATATACCTATGATGAGTTAATTTCAAGAGACAAAATTAATTTTGATATTACTTGGCTAAAGGATGATAGTTTTATTGATTTAGATAGCTTACCTGAGCCCGAAATATTAGCACAAGAAATAATAGATAGCTTAGAAAGTGCATTAAATAGCTTTAAAGAAGTTGTAAAAAGTCTTTCTAAAACATAA